Proteins from one Camelina sativa cultivar DH55 chromosome 8, Cs, whole genome shotgun sequence genomic window:
- the LOC104706443 gene encoding uncharacterized protein LOC104706443 (The sequence of the model RefSeq protein was modified relative to this genomic sequence to represent the inferred CDS: added 33 bases not found in genome assembly) — protein sequence MIKLLNLSISRSLSLSLCCYHHYYRLLPREERSFCSSKEKIPFPRLCVEKKRMGTLSRVLCLLLLCCAVAATEGTLKYKDPKQPLGARIRDLMNRMTLQEKIGQMVQIERSVATPEVMQKYFIGSVLSGGGSVPSEKATPETWVNMVNGIQKAALSTRLGIPMIYGIDAVHGHNNVYGATIFPHNVGLGVTRDPSLLKRIGEATALEVRATGIPYAFAPCIAVCRDPRWGRCYESYSEDYKIVQQMTEIIPGLQGDLPTKRRGVPFVGGKSKVAACAKHFVGDGGTVRGIDENNTVIDSKGLFGIHMPAYYNAVNKGVATIMVSYSAWNGLRMHANKELVTGFLKNKLKFRGFVISDWQGIDRITTPPHLNYSYSVYAGISAGIDMIMVPYNYTEFIDEINSQIQKKLIPISRIDDAVKRILRVKFTMGLFEEPLADLSFANQLGSKEHRELAREAVRKSLVLLKNGKKGAKPLLPLPKKTGKILVAGTHADNLGYQCGGWTITWQGLKGSDHTVGTTILAAVKSIVAPTTQVVYSENPDANFVKSGKFDYAIVVVGEPPYAEMFGDSTNLTISDPGPSTIGNVCGSMKCVVVVVSGRPVVIQPYVSTIDALVAAWLPGTEGQGVADALFGDYGFTGKLARTWFKSVKQLPMNVGDLHYDPLYPFGFGLTTKPYKM from the exons tctctctctctctctctttgctgcTATCATCACTACTATCGTCTCCTTCCTAGAGAGGAGAGATCATTCTGCAGTTCCAAGGAGAAGATACCATTTCCAAGACT TTGtgttgagaagaagagaatgggGACTCTGAGTAGAGTGTTATGTCTTTTGCTGCTGTGTTGTGCCGTGGCTGCTACTGAGGGTACTTTGAAGTACAAGGACCCAAAGCAGCCTTTGGGTGCAAGAATCAGGGATCTGATGAACCGTATGACTCTCCAGGAGAAGATTGGTCAGATGGTTCAGATCGAACGCAGCGTCGCAACTCCTGAAGTTATGCAGAAATACTTCATCG GGAGTGTCTTGAGTGGAGGAGGAAGTGTGCCTTCGGAAAAGGCGACTCCTGAAACTTGGGTGAACATGGTCAATGGGATTCAAAAGGCGGCTCTTTCCACTCGCCTTGGAATCCCCATGATCTACGGTATTGATGCTGTTCACGGTCACAACAATGTCTACGGCGCCACTATTTTCCCACACAATGTAGGCCTTGGAGTCACAAG gGATCCTAGCCTTCTTAAGAGGATTGGGGAAGCAACCGCGCTTGAAGTTAGAGCGACCGGAATCCCATACGCCTTTGCTCCGTGTATTGCA GTATGTAGAGATCCAAGATGGGGAAGATGCTATGAGAGCTACAGCGAGGACTATAAAATTGTCCAACAAATGACTGAGATTATACCTGGTTTGCAAGGTGACCTTCCTACCAAGCGAAGAGGTGTTCCCTTTGTCGGTGGAAA GTCAAAGGTCGCGGCTTGTGCTAAACATTTTGTTGGAGATGGAGGTACAGTGAGAGGGATTGACGAGAACAACACAGTGATTGACTCGAAGGGGCTGTTCGGAATTCACATGCCTGCATATTACAACGCTGTGAACAAGGGTGTTGCAACAATCATGGTGTCTTACTCTGCCTGGAACGGTTTGAGAATGCATGCCAACAAGGAACTTGTCACGGGCTTCCTCAAGAACAAGTTGAAGTTCAGA GGTTTTGTCATCTCGGATTGGCAGGGAATTGATAGGATCACGACTCCTCCTCATCTTAACTATTCTTACTCTGTTTACGCGGGAATCAGCGCTGGAATTGACATG ATTATGGTGCCGTACAACTACACCGAGTTCATAGACGAAATCAACAGTCAGATACAGAAAAAGCTTATTCCTATTAGCAGGATCGATGACGCTGTGAAGAGAATCTTAAGGGTGAAATTCACAATGGGACTCTTTGAGGAACCACTGGCTGATCTCAGCTTTGCCAACCAGCTTGGTAGTAAG GAGCACAGGGAACTAGCTCGTGAAGCCGTGAGGAAATCTCTAGTGTTGCTCAAGAATGGTAAGAAAGGGGCTAAACCGTTGCTTCCTCTGCCTAAGAAGACAGGGAAAATTCTTGTTGCGGGAACACACGCTGATAACTTGGGATATCAATGTGGTGGTTGGACTATCACCTGGCAAGGACTTAAAGGCAGCGACCACACTGTTG GTACAACGATCCTTGCTGCTGTTAAGAGCATAGTGGCTCCAACTACACAAGTCGTCTACAGTGAAAACCCTGATGCGAACTTCGTCAAGTCCGGTAAATTTGACTATGCCATTGTGGTTGTTGGCGAGCCACCTTATGCTGAAATGTTTGGGGACAGCACGAACCTGACCATAAGTGATCCTGGTCCAAGCACAATCGGGAACGTGTGCGGATCCATGAAGTGTGTCGTGGTTGTGGTCTCTGGCCGTCCCGTGGTGATTCAGCCTTATGTTTCGACCATAGATGCCCTTGTGGCGGCTTGGCTTCCGGGAACAGAGGGTCAAGGAGTGGCTGATGCTCTCTTTGGTGATTATGGGTTCACAGGAAAGTTGGCTAGGACATGGTTTAAGTCTGTGAAGCAGCTACCGATGAATGTTGGCGACCTGCATTACGACCCGTTGTAC
- the LOC104706447 gene encoding uncharacterized protein LOC104706447: MMLQQLPQDTPPVYVTNDRSVQNLIDFSSRNVVRLCVSTRCMDGQSVKGCVNDINNSCSIADGEPTDEFGDDVDPGADEGVEECEEALHDTTDEKPKDVDDMDFDYSEYGKFEDDDEDGDHPDVDAEEGKPFVGGIHGQLNNPWIDQLKVGQCFPCKHNVITEVCLTAIMLKFSFKIKKSTKSRLVAICSVPGCTWRVMATVKNDPTTFWVTKYLNVHTCVIVDRITHRKRCTSKYIGMLFVDRVGIVDGVVPQHIQDSIRTMFGMTLHYTTSYRAWNM, encoded by the coding sequence ATGATGCTTCAGCAATTGCCCCAAGATACCCCTCCTGTCTATGTCACAAATGATAGATCAGTTCagaacttgatagattttagtagtAGGAATGTTGTTCGCCTTTGCGTCTCTACGCGATGCATGGATGGACAGTCGGTTAAGGGATGtgttaatgatataaataaCTCTTGTTCTATTGCCGATGGGGAGCCAACGGATGAATTTGGTGACGATGTAGATCCAGGTGCCGATGAAGGTgtagaagaatgtgaagaagctCTCCATGACACTACAGATGAGAAgccaaaagatgttgatgacatggatttCGATTACAGTGAGTACGGGAAATttgaagatgacgatgaagatggaGATCACCCGGATGTAGATGCTGAAGAAGGGAAACCGTTTGTTGGTGGTATTCATGGACAGTTAAATAATCCTTGGATAGACCAACTGAAAGTAGGTCAATGCTTTCCATGCAAACATAATGTCATAACAGAGGTGTGTTTGACCGCTATTATgctaaaattctctttcaaaattaagaagtccACAAAGTCTCGGTTGGTGGCAATATGCTCTGTGCCAGGATGCACGTGGAGGGTCATGGCCACTGTGAAGAATGATCCAACCACTTTTTGGGTCACCAAATATCTGAACGTGCATACATGTGTTATTGTGGACCGCATAACTCACCGTAAGCGTTGCACCTCCAAATATATTGGGATGCTTTTTGTAGACCGGGTAGGAATAGTAGATGGTGTTGTCCCACAACATATCCAAGATTCAATAAGGACAATGTTCGGCATGACATTACATTACACAACTTCGTACAGGGCTTGGAATATGTGA